One genomic window of Arvicanthis niloticus isolate mArvNil1 chromosome 24, mArvNil1.pat.X, whole genome shotgun sequence includes the following:
- the LOC143438121 gene encoding sperm motility kinase 2A-like produces the protein MSSESEQESKKLRSEPSPSGMESFHSQYVVLNTIGQGGYAKVKLARHRLTGKLVAVKLIRKREHWCHPVTSEVDILKMTNHPNIISLFQVIETKKRIYLIMELATGKLLYEHIQEAGYLQEDEARRIFKQILSAMSYCHDHGIIHRDLKPDNIMIDNNGKIKILDFGLGTQVKSGQKLTFHCGTYLFSAPEVLLRRRYDGPKIDVWTLGVVLFYMTTGMVPFDDASTPQLQKKIVLGNYSIPCCLSIELQHMISYLLTTNPIHRPTITEVMMHPWLKKDSGGFPDPCEKQIPLRPDPAIVKAMEYLGFQAEDIKDSLCHKKYNRAMASYCFFKEQALQECDSPTRAQPMNPSKTPYPSFDYPATFHLELRRRSEPILFSSSSNSQMTPHGQKAKQRENRRVSWPGVLPCRSLQTTPTMGQAHIRFRSVPFGYSMCFRQSSSTSASAEHKPVPSRGQPTGFKGWFKKIGNTLRKLCCCIPARNERLLGEKRVSPQT, from the coding sequence ATGAGCTCTGAGAGCGAACAAGAGTCAAAAAAGCTCAGATCGGAGCCCAGCCCCTCTGGCATGGAGAGTTTCCACTCTcaatatgtagttttaaatacCATCGGCCAGGGAGGCTACGCCAAAGTCAAGCTGGCGAGGCACCGCCTCACTGGCAAGCTCGTTGCTGTCAAACTAATACGCAAGAGGGAGCACTGGTGCCATCCGGTCACCTCTGAGGTAGACATATTGAAGATGACCAACCATCCCAACATCATCTCTCTGTTTCAAGTCATTGAGACTAAGAAGAGAATATACCTCATCATGGAGTTGGCTACAGGTAAACTACTTTATGAACACATCCAAGAAGCTGGTTACCTGCAGGAGGATGAGGCACGGAGAATATTCAAACAAATATTAAGTGCTATGAGCTACTGCCATGACCACGGGATCATTCACAGAGATTTAAAACCTGATAATATTATGATAGacaataatggaaaaataaaaattcttgatTTTGGGCTCGGCACCCAAGTGAAGTCTGGGCAAAAGCTGACCTTTCACTGCGGGACCTATCTATTTAGTGCTCCCGAAGTACTCCTCCGGAGACGATATGATGGCCCCAAAATCGACGTATGGACCCTAGGggttgtattattttatatgacaACAGGAATGGTCCCGTTTGATGATGCCAGCACACCACAGTTGCAAAAGAAGATTGTGTTAGGAAACTATTCTATCCCCTGTTGCCTGTCAATAGAGCTCCAACACATGATTAGTTACCTACTGACAACGAATCCAATACACAGGCCCACCATCACTGAAGTAATGATGCATCCTTGGCTCAAAAAGGACTCAGGGGGGTTCCCAGATCCTTGTGAGAAACAGATCCCCCTCAGGCCAGACCCAGCCATTGTAAAAGCCATGGAATACCTTGGATTTCAAGCAGAAGACATTAAAGACTCACTATGCCATAAAAAATACAACCGGGCCATGGCTTCATATTGTTTTTTCAAAGAGCAGGCTCTTCAGGAGTGTGACAGCCCTACCAGGGCTCAACCCATGAATCCATCGAAAACACCATACCCTTCTTTTGATTATCCTGCTACTTTCCACCTGGAACTAAGGAGAAGAAGCGAGCCcatcttgttttcttcctcctccaacaGTCAAATGACTCCCCATGGCCAGAAGGctaagcagagagaaaacagaagagtcaGTTGGCCTGGTGTTCTTCCCTGCAGGTCACTCCAGACTACACCAACAATGGGCCAAGCCCACATACGTTTTAGGAGTGTCCCCTTCGGGTACTCAATGTGTTTCAGACAGAGCAGCAGCACCAGTGCCTCAGCAGAGCACAAGCCCGTCCCCAGCAGGGGCCAGCCTACAGGTTTCAAGGGATGGTTTAAGAAGATAGGAAATACCCTAAGGAAGCTTTGTTGTTGTATACCAGCAAGAAACGAACGTCTCCTGGGGGAGAAAAGAGTCTCCCCACAGACATAA